One region of Desulfovibrio intestinalis genomic DNA includes:
- a CDS encoding DUF362 domain-containing protein, translated as MSIPACRRAGFLAQPGLDKATAQRHIRPMEKQPVSAHAVPVALARCEGYDRKSLDQLVGDVLDAAQIAQSCSLKVGAKVLVKPNLLMGKSLACTSPGVVVAACRWLRDHGAQMAVADSPGFGRAESVARAIGLESALRPLGLAVRQLDKPVPVTLPLLSGARSALSGKGGPRFHVASAVRECDFILSLPRVKAHGQMLLTLAVKNCFGCVSGLHKAVAHAREGRDPEYFADCLAALWATLPPVAALADGGVAMHVTGPSGGKPFVLKLMGASASAVALDEALYAVFGLAPEAVPLGAALMRRKAPGSAASGTETAFPLLRPENFDARGFELPQQLAHTSFHPARFVQSCIRRIAAAIKK; from the coding sequence ATGTCCATTCCTGCCTGCCGCCGCGCAGGCTTTCTGGCGCAACCGGGGCTGGACAAGGCGACCGCTCAACGGCATATTCGGCCAATGGAAAAACAACCCGTCTCCGCCCATGCCGTGCCCGTGGCTCTTGCCCGTTGTGAAGGTTACGACCGCAAATCCCTTGACCAACTGGTGGGGGACGTGCTGGACGCCGCTCAGATTGCTCAATCCTGTTCCCTCAAAGTGGGGGCCAAGGTGCTTGTGAAGCCCAACCTGCTTATGGGCAAGTCGCTGGCGTGCACCTCGCCGGGGGTGGTTGTGGCCGCCTGCCGCTGGCTGCGTGACCACGGTGCGCAGATGGCCGTGGCGGATTCTCCCGGTTTTGGCCGGGCCGAGTCTGTGGCGCGTGCCATCGGGCTTGAGAGCGCCTTGCGGCCTTTGGGGCTTGCCGTGCGCCAGCTGGATAAACCCGTACCCGTAACGTTGCCGTTGCTGTCAGGCGCTCGGTCAGCGCTTTCAGGCAAGGGCGGGCCGCGTTTTCATGTGGCAAGCGCCGTGCGGGAATGCGATTTCATTCTTTCTCTGCCACGGGTCAAGGCGCACGGGCAGATGTTGCTCACCTTGGCAGTAAAAAATTGTTTTGGCTGCGTGAGCGGTTTGCACAAGGCCGTGGCCCACGCCCGCGAGGGGCGCGACCCGGAATATTTTGCTGACTGTCTGGCTGCCTTGTGGGCCACCTTGCCGCCAGTGGCGGCCCTTGCCGACGGCGGTGTGGCCATGCACGTCACCGGGCCGTCAGGGGGCAAGCCTTTTGTGCTCAAGCTGATGGGAGCCAGCGCCTCGGCTGTTGCTCTGGACGAAGCCCTGTACGCGGTGTTTGGTCTTGCGCCCGAGGCTGTGCCTCTTGGGGCGGCCCTGATGCGCCGTAAAGCGCCGGGCAGCGCGGCATCCGGCACGGAAACGGCTTTTCCCCTGCTGCGGCCAGAAAATTTTGATGCTCGCGGCTTTGAGCTGCCACAACAGCTTGCCCATACTTCCTTTCATCCCGCACGCTTTGTGCAGAGCTGCATACGCCGTATTGCCGCAGCCATAAAAAAATGA
- the thiE gene encoding thiamine phosphate synthase, translating to MPKILPGEADIYAITDSRLSLGRSLEEVASALLGAGVRILQYREKNLKGGEMLEECRLLRRMTSEAGACFIVNDHVDIAMLVEADGVHVGQEDLPVPEVRKLVGPDMIIGLSTHEPQQALAARGLGADYLGVGPIFATQTKEDVVAPVGFAYLDWVAANIDLPFVAIGGIKAHNIADVARHGARCCCLVSELVGAPDVAASVRAVREAMHQGLQG from the coding sequence ATGCCCAAAATTCTTCCTGGTGAAGCAGATATTTACGCCATCACGGACTCGCGCCTGTCTTTGGGACGCTCACTTGAAGAAGTAGCCTCGGCCCTGTTGGGCGCGGGCGTGCGCATTTTGCAGTACCGCGAAAAGAACCTCAAGGGTGGCGAAATGCTTGAAGAATGCCGCCTGTTGCGCCGCATGACCAGTGAAGCCGGAGCCTGCTTCATCGTCAACGACCATGTGGATATAGCCATGCTGGTTGAAGCCGACGGCGTGCATGTTGGTCAGGAAGACCTGCCCGTGCCGGAAGTGCGTAAACTGGTAGGGCCGGACATGATTATCGGCCTTTCCACGCATGAGCCGCAGCAGGCCCTGGCAGCCAGAGGACTTGGCGCCGACTATCTGGGCGTGGGGCCGATTTTCGCCACGCAGACCAAGGAAGATGTGGTGGCTCCAGTGGGCTTTGCCTATCTGGACTGGGTTGCTGCCAATATTGATCTGCCCTTTGTGGCTATTGGGGGCATCAAGGCCCACAATATCGCTGACGTGGCCCGGCATGGGGCACGTTGCTGCTGCCTTGTATCCGAACTGGTGGGCGCGCCTGACGTGGCGGCCAGCGTGCGGGCCGTACGTGAAGCCATGCATCAGGGTTTGCAGGGATAG